One stretch of Weissella koreensis KACC 15510 DNA includes these proteins:
- a CDS encoding inositol monophosphatase family protein, with the protein MDKLPINNAQLDTLVLEWMDEIRQFILKEIKNPLTIKTKSNARDLVTNLDRTVEQMYIAKIKQLNPAARILSEEGFGDEVNNLDGPVWIIDPIDGTMNFVKQHDEYASMLAYFYDGEAQGAWIMDVVKNEVVHGGPTQGVRLNKATMEEPTENKLDQSIISFSGTHLLYDHYQYQNIARMALGYRVYGSAGISFIRLLKGQCGGFTSVLKPWDFAAGLVLCRSLGLQVETLDGQPLDMLSSNVILASQKQVMADIKMLTNTSSNL; encoded by the coding sequence ATGGACAAATTGCCGATTAATAATGCGCAATTGGATACCTTAGTTTTGGAATGGATGGATGAAATTCGTCAATTTATTTTGAAAGAAATAAAAAATCCATTAACTATTAAAACTAAAAGTAATGCCCGTGATTTAGTCACTAATTTAGATCGTACTGTTGAACAAATGTATATTGCAAAGATTAAACAATTAAATCCAGCAGCTCGAATTTTAAGTGAAGAGGGATTTGGGGATGAAGTTAATAATCTAGACGGCCCAGTTTGGATTATTGATCCTATTGATGGTACGATGAATTTTGTCAAACAACATGATGAATATGCTTCCATGCTAGCTTATTTTTATGATGGCGAGGCTCAAGGAGCTTGGATTATGGATGTTGTTAAAAATGAAGTCGTTCATGGGGGGCCTACACAAGGTGTCCGATTAAATAAAGCCACAATGGAAGAACCGACTGAGAATAAATTAGATCAAAGTATAATTTCTTTTTCAGGGACTCATTTGTTATATGATCATTATCAATATCAAAACATTGCCCGAATGGCTCTAGGTTATCGGGTTTATGGTTCCGCGGGTATTTCATTTATTCGGCTATTAAAAGGTCAATGTGGAGGATTTACCAGTGTCTTAAAACCTTGGGATTTTGCGGCAGGATTAGTCCTATGCCGGAGTCTAGGGTTACAAGTAGAAACACTTGACGGTCAACCGTTAGACATGTTATCATCAAATGTCATCTTAGCATCTCAAAAACAGGTTATGGCAGACATTAAAATGTTGACAAATACGTCAAGTAACCTTTAA
- a CDS encoding UPF0223 family protein, producing MKSDLNFDYPLLNGWSKDDIIKVSALYSSVAKAYEGGVEVDKLLNAYQGFKSVVTSKSEEKQLGRQFETTSEYSIYRTIQAARQTNKKVLMMEA from the coding sequence ATGAAAAGTGATTTAAATTTCGACTATCCCCTTTTGAATGGGTGGTCAAAAGATGACATTATTAAAGTCAGCGCACTTTATTCATCAGTGGCAAAAGCTTATGAAGGTGGAGTTGAAGTAGACAAGTTGCTAAATGCGTATCAAGGCTTTAAATCGGTTGTAACTAGCAAAAGTGAAGAAAAACAACTTGGTCGGCAATTTGAAACGACTTCAGAATATAGTATTTATCGGACAATTCAAGCAGCACGCCAAACTAATAAAAAGGTTTTGATGATGGAGGCCTAG
- a CDS encoding peptide deformylase codes for MYLMKDIVRDPSEVLRQQAGKVEFPLSADDQAAMHNMMEYLVISQDEELNEKYDLRPGVGLAAPQVGISKQFSAILIPEEDEQAWDDEAEDFEDSVEEEEPKYFFKGVIFNPVIIRQSVKQCALTIGEGCLSVDEDRPGYVHRSYRITVRYQDELGESHDLKLEGYPAIVFQHEIDHLKGTLYYDHIKSDEPWHQIDNAKYLG; via the coding sequence ATGTATCTAATGAAAGATATCGTCCGAGACCCATCAGAAGTCTTGCGACAGCAGGCTGGGAAAGTCGAATTTCCTTTAAGTGCTGATGATCAGGCTGCTATGCACAATATGATGGAATATCTAGTGATTAGCCAGGACGAAGAATTAAACGAAAAATATGATTTGCGACCAGGAGTTGGGCTAGCAGCCCCTCAAGTTGGCATATCAAAGCAGTTCTCAGCTATTTTAATTCCTGAAGAAGATGAACAAGCTTGGGATGATGAAGCTGAAGATTTTGAAGATAGTGTGGAAGAAGAGGAACCTAAGTATTTCTTCAAAGGAGTGATCTTTAATCCAGTTATTATTCGACAATCTGTTAAGCAATGTGCTTTAACTATTGGGGAAGGTTGTCTTTCAGTTGATGAAGATCGACCTGGTTATGTTCATCGTTCATATCGAATTACAGTTCGCTATCAAGATGAACTAGGTGAAAGTCACGACTTGAAGTTGGAAGGTTATCCAGCAATTGTGTTCCAACATGAAATTGATCATTTAAAGGGAACTCTTTATTATGATCATATTAAAAGTGATGAACCATGGCATCAAATTGATAATGCCAAATATTTGGGGTAA
- a CDS encoding M15 family metallopeptidase has translation MLKKRLLTFSLIICLLIGLIWAWNHHINQPTMQNKTILKTKEKSSLATKPTYHTDHNLLVVNKKHPLTQDYNPFKGALDTNNPDGGGLSENANQAKNEIIAALQAAGFPISNQVSGYRSYQYQTTLYNNYVANHGQKEADTFSARPGYSEHQSGLAFDLTGQNGQLPTDDKMYKWLQNNAYKYGLIIRFPRHSSTQTGYIGEEWHLRYVGINNATTMNKKKISTLEEYTGVKGGDYHPDASQDQLAVNE, from the coding sequence ATGTTAAAAAAAAGATTATTAACTTTTTCGTTAATCATTTGTTTACTGATCGGTTTAATATGGGCTTGGAATCACCACATTAATCAACCCACTATGCAAAATAAGACTATTCTTAAAACAAAAGAAAAAAGCAGTCTTGCGACAAAACCGACCTACCATACGGATCATAATTTACTAGTAGTAAATAAAAAGCATCCTCTAACTCAAGATTATAATCCATTTAAAGGCGCTTTAGATACTAATAACCCTGATGGAGGTGGTCTTTCCGAAAATGCTAATCAAGCAAAGAATGAAATCATTGCAGCCCTTCAAGCAGCCGGCTTTCCAATTTCAAACCAAGTTTCTGGTTATCGATCATACCAATATCAAACAACATTATACAATAATTATGTCGCAAATCATGGTCAAAAGGAAGCCGATACTTTCTCTGCTCGTCCAGGTTACTCAGAACATCAAAGTGGTTTAGCCTTTGATTTAACTGGTCAAAATGGTCAGCTACCAACGGATGATAAGATGTACAAATGGTTGCAAAATAACGCTTATAAGTATGGACTTATTATCCGATTCCCTAGACATTCCAGCACACAAACCGGTTATATTGGTGAAGAATGGCATCTCCGCTATGTTGGCATTAACAATGCTACTACAATGAATAAAAAAAAGATTTCAACACTTGAAGAATATACTGGTGTAAAGGGTGGTGATTACCATCCAGATGCTAGTCAAGATCAACTAGCGGTTAATGAATAA
- a CDS encoding DNA-directed RNA polymerase subunit epsilon yields MIYKVYFQPTKTQNPKRESTKSLYIEAPDLPTARLAVETNTEYNVEQIEELSEAALTYEQQSLGERFKLTEF; encoded by the coding sequence ATGATTTACAAAGTTTATTTCCAACCAACTAAGACTCAAAACCCCAAGCGGGAAAGCACTAAGTCACTTTACATTGAGGCACCTGATTTACCAACTGCTCGTTTGGCGGTTGAAACTAACACCGAATACAATGTTGAGCAAATCGAAGAGCTTTCTGAGGCTGCGTTGACTTATGAGCAACAAAGCCTTGGTGAACGGTTTAAATTAACGGAGTTCTAA